One Enterococcus silesiacus genomic window carries:
- a CDS encoding nucleoside 2-deoxyribosyltransferase, whose protein sequence is MKLYFAGPMFAKSDLLYNEFLVKKIRELDRSLEVYLPQENGAINDKAAYADSKMIALADTEKVLESDLLVAVLDGITIDAGVASEIGVAYAKNIPIIGLYTDTRQQGADNQKKLAALGDTAENQFHYLNLYTVGLVKLNGSVVTNEQDFLALIKEQLNK, encoded by the coding sequence ATGAAACTATACTTTGCAGGACCAATGTTTGCAAAATCAGACTTACTTTACAATGAATTCTTAGTGAAAAAAATTCGTGAATTAGATCGTTCTCTTGAGGTTTATTTACCACAAGAAAATGGTGCAATCAATGATAAGGCCGCTTATGCGGATAGCAAGATGATTGCATTAGCAGATACCGAAAAAGTGCTTGAAAGTGATTTATTAGTGGCTGTTCTAGACGGTATTACGATTGATGCCGGTGTAGCCTCTGAAATTGGGGTTGCTTATGCTAAAAATATTCCAATAATCGGCTTATATACTGACACTCGCCAACAAGGTGCAGATAATCAAAAAAAATTAGCTGCTTTAGGTGATACGGCTGAAAATCAATTCCATTATCTTAACTTATATACAGTTGGTTTAGTAAAATTAAATGGATCAGTTGTAACAAATGAACAAGATTTCTTAGCCTTAATTAAGGAACAATTGAACAAATAA
- a CDS encoding GNAT family acetyltransferase — translation MDQKEFRESLELKAVDEQYVDQFNELLSYVFQFTEADLEESGYESKKELIKSKQPILEQSKVFGWFHEDKLISQIAIYPCEVNIHGTLFKMGGVTGVGTYPEYANHGLMQDLIHLALKNMRQDRQWISYLYPYSIPYYRRKGWEIMSDKLSFKIRDTQLPKQVDVPGMVERVSVDHEDVFTVYAKFARQNHGALIRSEFNWEEYWRFENEEERTAAVYYGANQEPLGVLFYWVAEEVFHIKEMFYINQEARNGLWNFISAHFSMVYWVKGDIYKNEPLAFLLDDSQIKETIEPYFMARIVDVKELLLTYPYASTAKPFHFVVTDPVAEWNNGVFSLLWDEDDQVSVTDEPLGQPVHIDIQTLTCLLMNYRRPTYLHRIERLDTDKETLNSLERIFPDQEAYFSDYF, via the coding sequence ATGGACCAAAAAGAGTTCAGAGAAAGTTTAGAACTGAAAGCCGTTGATGAACAATACGTTGATCAGTTCAATGAATTATTGAGTTATGTGTTTCAATTTACAGAAGCTGATTTAGAAGAAAGCGGCTATGAAAGCAAAAAGGAATTAATCAAATCCAAACAGCCTATTTTAGAACAATCTAAAGTGTTCGGCTGGTTTCATGAAGATAAACTAATTTCACAAATTGCGATTTATCCATGTGAAGTGAATATTCACGGGACATTATTTAAAATGGGTGGCGTGACCGGTGTCGGTACCTATCCTGAATATGCCAATCATGGCTTAATGCAAGACTTGATTCATCTGGCCTTAAAAAATATGCGTCAAGATCGACAATGGATTTCTTATCTATATCCATACAGTATTCCCTACTATCGCAGAAAAGGCTGGGAGATCATGTCCGACAAGCTTTCTTTCAAAATCAGAGATACTCAACTGCCTAAACAAGTTGATGTCCCTGGTATGGTGGAACGAGTAAGTGTAGATCACGAAGATGTCTTTACAGTCTATGCAAAATTTGCTCGCCAAAATCATGGGGCTTTGATTCGCAGTGAATTTAACTGGGAAGAATATTGGCGCTTTGAAAATGAAGAGGAACGAACTGCTGCGGTTTATTATGGAGCAAATCAAGAACCTTTAGGTGTCCTTTTTTATTGGGTAGCGGAAGAAGTTTTTCATATCAAAGAAATGTTTTATATCAATCAGGAAGCTAGAAATGGCTTATGGAATTTCATTTCCGCACATTTTTCAATGGTTTATTGGGTTAAAGGGGACATTTACAAGAACGAACCATTAGCCTTTTTATTGGATGACAGCCAAATCAAAGAAACCATCGAACCTTACTTTATGGCGCGAATCGTGGATGTAAAAGAGTTGTTGCTGACGTATCCGTATGCCAGTACAGCCAAACCATTTCACTTTGTCGTAACGGATCCTGTCGCCGAATGGAACAATGGTGTGTTTAGTTTATTATGGGATGAAGATGATCAAGTATCTGTAACGGACGAACCGCTAGGACAGCCTGTGCATATTGATATTCAGACCTTAACTTGTTTGTTGATGAATTATCGTCGGCCAACTTATCTGCACCGAATCGAGCGTTTAGATACGGATAAGGAAACGTTGAATTCATTGGAACGAATTTTCCCTGATCAAGAAGCATACTTTAGCGATTACTTTTAA
- a CDS encoding elongation factor 4 (back-translocating Elongation Factor EF4; binds to the ribosome on the universally-conserved alpha-sarcin loop) yields MNINEMKQRQEKIRNFSIIAHIDHGKSTLADRILQKTETVSDREMQDQLLDAMDLERERGITIKLNAVELTYTAKDGEDYIFHLIDTPGHVDFTYEVSRSLAACEGAILVVDAAQGIEAQTLANVYLALDNDLEIIPVINKIDLPAADPERVRTEIEDVIGIDASDAVLASAKAGIGIEDILEQIVDLVPAPTGDLEAPLKALIFDSVYDSYRGVILNVRIMDGVVKPGDKIMMMNNNKTFEVTDVGIFSPKPISRDFLMVGDVGYITAAIKTVRDTQVGDTVTLANNPAKEALAGYRKMNPMVYCGLYPIDNSRYVELREALEKLQLNDAALQFEAESSQALGFGYRCGFLGLLHMDVIQERLEREFNLDLITTAPSVIYHVTKTDGTKIVVDNPAEFPDQSSVDFVEEPYVKATIMVPNEYVGAVMEISQRKRGEFVTMDYLDEYRVNVIYDMPLSEIVYDFFDRLKSGTKGYASLDYEMIGYRKSNLSKMDILLNSEKVDALSFIVHKDFAFERGKVIVEKLKKLIPRQQFEVPVQAAIGQKITARSTIKALRKNVLAKCYGGDISRKRKLLEKQKDGKKRMKQVGSVEVPQEAFMAVLKMDEDEPKK; encoded by the coding sequence ATGAATATAAATGAAATGAAGCAAAGACAAGAGAAAATTCGCAATTTTTCCATTATTGCTCATATTGACCACGGAAAATCTACATTAGCTGACCGTATTTTACAAAAGACTGAAACCGTTTCTGACCGTGAAATGCAAGACCAGTTACTTGATGCCATGGATTTAGAGCGTGAACGTGGGATTACAATCAAACTGAATGCTGTTGAATTAACGTATACAGCAAAAGATGGCGAAGATTATATTTTTCATTTGATCGATACGCCTGGACATGTCGATTTTACTTATGAAGTATCAAGAAGCTTAGCGGCTTGTGAAGGGGCTATTTTAGTTGTTGATGCGGCTCAAGGGATCGAAGCACAAACCTTGGCGAATGTTTATTTAGCGTTAGATAATGATTTGGAAATTATTCCAGTGATCAATAAAATCGATTTACCTGCAGCAGATCCAGAGCGTGTCCGCACAGAAATCGAGGATGTAATCGGGATTGATGCTAGTGATGCTGTTTTAGCAAGTGCTAAAGCGGGGATCGGAATCGAAGACATTTTAGAACAAATCGTTGATTTGGTTCCAGCGCCGACAGGTGATCTTGAAGCACCTTTGAAAGCGTTGATTTTTGATTCTGTTTATGACAGTTATCGTGGGGTTATTTTGAATGTACGGATCATGGATGGTGTTGTCAAGCCTGGTGATAAGATCATGATGATGAATAATAATAAAACCTTTGAAGTGACAGATGTTGGGATCTTCTCACCAAAGCCGATCAGTCGTGACTTTTTAATGGTCGGCGATGTGGGCTACATTACAGCTGCTATCAAGACAGTTCGTGATACGCAAGTAGGGGATACTGTCACATTAGCGAATAATCCTGCTAAAGAAGCATTAGCTGGCTATCGTAAAATGAATCCAATGGTATACTGTGGACTGTATCCAATCGACAATTCACGTTATGTTGAGTTGCGTGAAGCATTGGAAAAATTACAGCTGAATGATGCGGCATTACAGTTTGAAGCGGAATCATCTCAAGCATTAGGTTTTGGTTATCGTTGTGGATTTTTAGGTTTGTTGCATATGGATGTTATCCAAGAACGTTTAGAACGAGAATTTAATCTTGACTTGATCACGACGGCTCCTTCCGTAATTTATCATGTAACAAAGACCGATGGTACGAAAATTGTGGTTGATAATCCAGCTGAATTCCCAGACCAAAGCTCTGTTGACTTTGTGGAAGAACCATACGTTAAAGCAACGATTATGGTGCCAAATGAATATGTTGGAGCTGTTATGGAAATCTCACAACGTAAACGTGGTGAATTTGTCACGATGGATTATTTGGATGAATACCGAGTAAATGTTATTTATGATATGCCGTTATCAGAGATTGTTTATGATTTCTTTGACCGTTTGAAGTCTGGTACTAAAGGCTATGCGTCATTGGACTATGAAATGATCGGCTATCGTAAGAGCAATCTGTCTAAGATGGATATTCTGTTAAATTCAGAAAAAGTCGATGCATTGAGCTTTATCGTGCATAAAGATTTTGCTTTTGAACGTGGAAAAGTGATTGTTGAGAAGTTGAAAAAATTAATTCCTCGACAACAATTTGAAGTACCAGTCCAAGCTGCGATTGGCCAAAAGATTACAGCACGTTCAACCATCAAAGCATTGCGCAAAAATGTTTTGGCTAAGTGTTATGGTGGGGATATCTCACGTAAACGTAAGTTATTAGAAAAGCAAAAAGATGGTAAAAAACGGATGAAACAAGTTGGTTCTGTTGAAGTTCCGCAAGAAGCCTTCATGGCTGTTCTGAAAATGGATGAGGACGAACCGAAGAAGTAG
- a CDS encoding MarR family transcriptional regulator, whose amino-acid sequence MDKKSRRLEEQLCFSLQTASKQFSRMYTKALKPFHLTYPQYLVLLVLWEYSNQRISDIGEKLALDTGTLTPMLKRMEKNGYIHRNRLPEDERIVIISLSEKAIQLETEIYDQVEGCLTQLDFNEKDYFSLIEQINSLSKQISEINN is encoded by the coding sequence GTGGATAAAAAAAGCAGAAGATTAGAAGAACAGCTTTGTTTTTCTTTACAAACGGCCTCAAAACAGTTTAGTAGAATGTACACTAAGGCGTTAAAACCATTTCATTTAACCTATCCTCAATATTTAGTATTGCTGGTTTTATGGGAATACTCAAATCAGAGGATTTCAGATATTGGAGAAAAGCTTGCATTGGATACGGGAACATTAACGCCTATGCTGAAAAGAATGGAAAAAAATGGCTATATTCATCGCAATCGATTGCCAGAAGATGAACGAATCGTGATCATTTCACTTTCAGAAAAAGCAATTCAGTTGGAAACTGAAATTTATGATCAAGTAGAAGGCTGCTTAACTCAACTGGATTTTAATGAAAAAGATTATTTTTCTTTAATCGAACAAATTAACTCATTAAGCAAACAAATTAGTGAAATCAACAATTAA
- a CDS encoding osmotically inducible protein C, translating to MKKIYSTTIINTGGREGEVFSPDKSFSYQVTSPGPHQENKTNPEQLFAAAYSSCFNSALELVMAKQKITSKSTVKATVSLFSGEQSGFQVGVVLSVKIDDVDRKTAEELVKAAHEVCPYSKATRGNISVELEVE from the coding sequence ATGAAAAAAATCTATTCAACAACAATCATTAATACAGGCGGAAGAGAAGGGGAAGTTTTTTCACCAGATAAATCATTTAGTTATCAAGTAACCTCTCCTGGTCCTCATCAAGAAAATAAAACAAATCCAGAACAATTATTTGCGGCAGCTTACAGCTCTTGTTTCAATAGTGCTTTAGAACTTGTGATGGCGAAACAAAAAATCACATCAAAAAGCACGGTAAAAGCAACGGTGTCATTATTCAGTGGTGAACAGTCTGGTTTTCAAGTGGGCGTTGTTTTGTCTGTAAAAATTGATGACGTTGATCGCAAAACAGCAGAAGAATTAGTAAAGGCAGCCCATGAAGTATGTCCTTATTCAAAAGCGACAAGAGGGAATATTTCAGTTGAGTTAGAAGTAGAATAA
- a CDS encoding ATP-dependent chaperone ClpB, with protein MNIEKMTTTLQEAIAEAQQVAVTRHHQEIDIAHLWKIFLQPNHFGRNFYTDAGVDVEAFEREIDKAIDEYPSIQGSNIQYGQSMSQNLFNLLGEADKLRESFQDEFLATEIVILALMKLKNYRLTKYLTSQGITEKELRKNIEDMRGGDRVTSQNQEEQYKALEKYGVDLVQQVKSGNQDPIIGRDEEIRDVIRILSRKTKNNPVLIGEPGVGKTAIVEGLAQRIVRKDVPENLKDKTIFSLDMGALIAGAKFRGEFEERLKAVLKEVKKSEGRIILFIDEIHNIVGAGKTEGSMDAGNLLKPMLARGELHLIGATTLDEYRQYMEKDKALERRFQKVLVKEPTVEDTISILRGLKERFEIHHSVNIHDNALVAAATLSDRYITDRFLPDKAIDLVDEASATIRVEMNSMPTELDQVTRRLMQLEIEEAALKKESDDASKKRLNALQEELADLREEANAMKMQWETEKEEVNAVSNKRGEIDKAKHELEDAENNYDLERAAVLRHGTIPQLEEELKQLEAKNAKDNVRMVQEAVTENEIAQVVGRLTGIPVTKLVEGEREKLMKLNETLHKRVIGQDEAVDAVSDAVIRSRAGLQDPNRPLGSFLFLGPTGVGKTELAKALAEDLFDSEDQMVRIDMSEYMEKHSVSRLVGAPPGYIGYEEGGQLTEAVRRNPYTIVLLDEIEKAHPDVFNILLQVLDDGRLTDSKGRVVDFKNTVLIMTSNIGSQLLLEGVTSEGTIPDEIEEQVMTILRGNFKPEFLNRIDDTILFTPLSLENVKGIIEKMTAQLAKRLEHQEIELVISDEAKTWIAESGYDPAYGARPLKRFITKEVETPLAKEIVSGKVLPKTKVTISLLDGQLVFENKPIKE; from the coding sequence ATGAACATTGAGAAAATGACAACGACATTACAAGAGGCAATTGCAGAGGCGCAACAGGTGGCTGTTACTCGTCATCATCAGGAAATTGATATTGCTCACTTATGGAAGATTTTTTTACAACCAAATCATTTTGGCCGTAATTTTTATACAGATGCAGGGGTCGATGTAGAAGCTTTTGAACGTGAAATTGATAAGGCAATCGACGAGTACCCAAGTATTCAAGGTAGCAATATTCAATATGGTCAAAGTATGAGTCAAAATCTGTTTAACTTGCTAGGTGAAGCAGACAAACTTAGAGAATCCTTTCAAGATGAGTTTCTAGCAACTGAAATCGTGATTTTAGCGTTGATGAAATTGAAAAATTATCGTTTAACAAAATATTTAACAAGTCAGGGAATCACCGAAAAAGAACTACGTAAAAATATCGAAGACATGAGAGGGGGAGATCGTGTGACTTCTCAAAATCAAGAAGAACAATACAAAGCTTTAGAAAAATATGGGGTAGATTTAGTACAACAAGTGAAAAGCGGCAATCAAGATCCTATTATCGGCCGTGATGAAGAAATCCGTGATGTAATTCGGATTCTTTCTCGTAAAACAAAAAATAATCCTGTTTTGATCGGTGAACCAGGTGTTGGTAAAACGGCAATCGTTGAAGGCTTAGCGCAACGAATCGTGCGTAAAGATGTACCAGAAAACTTAAAAGATAAAACAATTTTTTCTTTGGATATGGGTGCATTGATTGCAGGTGCTAAATTCCGTGGTGAATTTGAAGAACGTTTAAAAGCTGTTTTAAAAGAAGTGAAAAAGAGTGAAGGCCGTATCATTCTATTCATCGACGAAATTCACAATATCGTTGGCGCAGGAAAAACAGAAGGCAGCATGGATGCGGGTAACTTGTTAAAACCAATGTTGGCTCGTGGTGAATTACATTTGATTGGTGCTACAACGCTAGATGAATATCGCCAATACATGGAAAAAGATAAAGCACTAGAACGTCGTTTCCAAAAAGTCTTAGTCAAAGAACCAACTGTTGAAGATACGATCAGTATTTTACGTGGACTAAAAGAACGTTTTGAAATTCATCATAGCGTGAATATCCACGATAATGCATTAGTCGCTGCAGCAACTTTATCCGATCGATACATCACAGATCGTTTCTTACCGGATAAAGCCATCGATTTAGTCGACGAAGCGAGTGCAACGATTCGTGTTGAAATGAATTCAATGCCGACAGAACTTGATCAAGTAACACGTCGTTTGATGCAATTAGAAATCGAAGAAGCAGCCTTGAAAAAGGAATCAGATGATGCCAGCAAAAAACGTCTAAATGCATTGCAAGAAGAATTAGCAGATCTACGTGAAGAAGCCAATGCTATGAAAATGCAATGGGAAACAGAAAAAGAGGAAGTTAATGCAGTTAGCAATAAACGTGGCGAAATCGACAAGGCCAAACATGAGCTAGAAGATGCTGAAAATAATTATGATCTAGAAAGAGCAGCTGTTCTCCGTCATGGTACGATTCCACAATTAGAAGAAGAATTGAAACAACTTGAAGCTAAAAACGCCAAGGATAATGTAAGAATGGTTCAAGAAGCAGTGACAGAAAACGAAATCGCGCAAGTGGTTGGTCGTCTAACAGGGATTCCTGTAACGAAACTAGTTGAAGGCGAACGTGAAAAACTCATGAAATTAAACGAAACCCTTCACAAACGTGTTATTGGGCAAGATGAAGCCGTGGATGCTGTTAGTGACGCTGTGATTCGTTCACGTGCTGGTTTACAAGATCCAAATCGTCCATTAGGGTCATTCTTATTCTTAGGACCAACTGGTGTTGGTAAGACAGAACTTGCTAAAGCCTTAGCAGAAGATTTATTCGATTCAGAAGATCAAATGGTGCGGATCGATATGAGTGAGTATATGGAAAAACACAGCGTCTCTCGTTTAGTTGGAGCACCTCCAGGCTATATCGGTTATGAAGAAGGTGGTCAATTAACTGAGGCTGTGCGCCGTAATCCATATACAATCGTTTTATTAGATGAAATTGAAAAAGCACATCCAGACGTATTCAACATTTTACTCCAAGTCTTGGATGATGGTCGATTGACCGATTCTAAAGGACGCGTAGTCGATTTCAAAAATACTGTGTTGATCATGACAAGTAATATTGGTTCTCAATTATTACTTGAAGGTGTAACCTCAGAAGGAACGATTCCAGACGAAATAGAAGAACAAGTGATGACGATTTTACGAGGCAATTTCAAACCAGAGTTCTTAAATAGAATCGACGACACCATTCTTTTCACTCCATTGAGCTTGGAAAACGTCAAAGGGATTATTGAAAAAATGACTGCTCAATTAGCAAAACGTTTAGAGCATCAAGAAATCGAATTAGTGATTTCTGACGAAGCAAAAACGTGGATCGCAGAAAGTGGATATGATCCGGCATATGGTGCACGTCCATTGAAACGCTTCATTACAAAAGAAGTGGAAACACCTTTGGCAAAAGAAATCGTATCAGGTAAAGTATTGCCAAAAACAAAAGTGACGATTAGTTTGTTAGATGGGCAGCTAGTGTTTGAAAATAAACCAATAAAAGAATAA
- a CDS encoding magnesium-translocating P-type ATPase (P-type; involved in magnesium transport into the cytoplasm), which yields MEKRELVSKKSNQSYEYFARNSIENIITYFKSSKGGLTHQQAILSREKYGENIITHGKKTPLIVEIIKAYFTPFTIVLLTLAIISFITDYVIAAPEDRDLVGVLIILAMVLISGTMTLIQSVKSNQAAEKLNNLVKVTATVVRRKKTVELPIEEIVCGDIVKLSAGDMIPADIRLMKTKDLFVSQSAMTGESYPVEKRADYKLKVNSVETEYENIVFMGSNVISGSAEGIVVSVGEGTLFGKVARDVSDKNPQTNFEVGISRTSWLLIRFMLVMAPAVFLINGLTKGDWFEAFLFGLSVAVGLTPEMLPMIVTTNLVKGASSMAKKGTIIKNLNAIQNFGAIDILCTDKTGTLTQDKIILEYHLDCDGKEDSRVLRHAFFNSYYQTGLKNLMDVAIIDAAKSELSIDPSDYRKVDEIPFDFKRRRMSVVIEDAAGKTQMITKGAVEEMLDISSFVDYQGAVTPLTEELKSEILKTVEALNEDGLRVLAVSQKTNPATIDEFSVSDENEMVLIGYLAFLDPPKETTKAALEALKNHGVGVKVLTGDNALVTKSVCKQVGLANEELITGNEITRMNDFELKTIAEKYNIFVKLTPQQKTRIVQVLREAGHTIGFMGDGINDAPAMKEADVGISVDTAVDIAKESADVILLEKDLMILERGLLAGRTTFGNIMKYVKMTASSNFGNMFSVVVASIFLPFLPMLPLQLLFLNLIYDISCMSIPWDHVDDQYLEQPKKWDASKIGSFMTWLGPTSSVFDITTYLLMYFVICPQLVGGNYHDLAPAQQATFIAIFHAGWFVESLWSQTLVIHTLRTPKIPFLQSRASFILTTITSLGIAVGTILPFTGFGQTLGLAELPLNYFAWLAVTIVSYLVLVMIVKKFYVNRFGELL from the coding sequence ATGGAGAAAAGAGAATTAGTATCAAAAAAGAGCAATCAATCGTATGAATATTTTGCAAGAAACTCAATTGAAAATATCATAACGTATTTTAAATCTTCTAAAGGAGGACTAACGCATCAGCAAGCCATCCTATCAAGAGAAAAGTACGGAGAAAATATCATTACACATGGTAAAAAAACACCATTGATTGTTGAGATAATCAAAGCATATTTTACCCCTTTTACGATTGTCCTCCTTACATTAGCAATCATTTCGTTCATCACTGATTATGTGATTGCAGCGCCTGAGGATCGTGATCTTGTTGGTGTTTTGATTATTTTAGCGATGGTCTTGATCAGTGGAACAATGACCCTGATTCAATCGGTTAAATCAAATCAAGCAGCAGAAAAATTGAATAATTTAGTAAAAGTTACAGCAACTGTCGTTCGCAGAAAAAAAACAGTAGAACTTCCCATAGAAGAAATTGTTTGCGGAGATATCGTAAAATTGTCAGCAGGAGATATGATTCCGGCAGATATACGATTAATGAAAACCAAAGATTTATTTGTTTCTCAATCAGCTATGACAGGTGAAAGTTATCCAGTAGAAAAAAGAGCAGACTATAAACTAAAGGTGAACAGTGTTGAAACAGAATATGAAAACATTGTATTTATGGGCAGTAATGTCATCAGTGGTAGCGCCGAAGGAATTGTAGTTTCAGTGGGAGAAGGTACACTTTTCGGGAAAGTAGCGCGAGATGTTTCTGATAAAAATCCTCAAACAAATTTTGAAGTAGGGATTAGCAGAACATCGTGGTTATTGATTCGGTTTATGTTAGTGATGGCACCTGCAGTATTTTTGATCAATGGCTTAACAAAAGGTGATTGGTTTGAAGCCTTTCTTTTTGGTTTGTCTGTCGCGGTTGGTTTAACACCAGAAATGTTGCCGATGATCGTCACGACCAATCTTGTAAAAGGTGCGTCAAGTATGGCGAAAAAGGGAACTATTATTAAAAACTTAAATGCAATTCAGAACTTCGGTGCAATCGATATTTTATGCACAGACAAAACAGGTACACTGACTCAAGATAAAATTATCTTAGAGTATCATTTAGACTGTGATGGAAAAGAAGATAGTCGCGTATTACGCCATGCTTTTTTCAATAGTTATTATCAAACAGGATTGAAAAATTTAATGGATGTTGCCATCATTGATGCAGCGAAATCAGAATTATCGATCGATCCTTCTGATTATCGAAAAGTAGACGAAATTCCCTTTGATTTTAAACGTCGTCGGATGAGCGTCGTGATCGAAGATGCCGCTGGAAAAACGCAAATGATCACGAAAGGTGCTGTAGAAGAAATGTTGGACATTTCAAGCTTCGTTGATTATCAAGGAGCAGTCACTCCATTAACTGAAGAACTTAAAAGTGAAATTTTAAAAACAGTTGAAGCGTTAAATGAAGATGGCTTACGTGTATTGGCGGTTTCTCAAAAGACAAACCCTGCGACAATTGATGAGTTCTCTGTTTCTGATGAAAATGAAATGGTATTGATCGGCTATCTTGCCTTTCTTGATCCACCAAAAGAAACAACGAAAGCTGCTTTAGAAGCCCTAAAAAATCATGGGGTTGGTGTGAAAGTATTAACTGGTGATAATGCATTAGTGACAAAGTCGGTATGTAAGCAAGTAGGATTAGCCAATGAAGAATTAATCACTGGCAACGAAATCACACGAATGAACGATTTTGAATTAAAAACGATCGCGGAAAAATATAACATTTTCGTAAAATTAACACCGCAGCAAAAAACAAGAATCGTTCAGGTATTAAGAGAAGCTGGGCATACAATTGGTTTCATGGGTGACGGAATTAATGATGCCCCTGCAATGAAGGAAGCAGATGTAGGAATTTCTGTTGATACTGCAGTAGATATTGCAAAAGAATCGGCAGATGTCATCTTGCTGGAAAAAGACTTGATGATTCTTGAACGTGGCTTATTAGCAGGTAGAACGACTTTTGGAAATATCATGAAATATGTCAAAATGACAGCGAGTTCTAATTTTGGCAATATGTTTTCAGTCGTTGTTGCAAGTATCTTCTTACCATTTTTACCAATGCTACCACTACAATTGCTGTTTTTGAATTTGATTTATGATATTTCTTGCATGTCGATACCGTGGGATCATGTTGATGATCAGTACTTGGAACAACCTAAAAAATGGGATGCGTCAAAAATCGGTTCCTTCATGACATGGTTAGGACCCACTAGCTCAGTTTTTGATATTACGACGTATTTGTTAATGTACTTTGTTATTTGCCCGCAATTAGTTGGTGGCAATTATCATGACCTAGCTCCAGCACAACAAGCGACTTTTATTGCAATTTTCCATGCGGGTTGGTTTGTTGAATCACTTTGGTCGCAAACATTGGTGATCCACACATTGCGGACACCCAAAATACCATTTTTACAAAGTCGAGCATCGTTTATTCTAACAACAATTACTTCATTAGGAATTGCGGTAGGAACGATTTTACCATTTACAGGATTTGGTCAAACTTTGGGCTTAGCTGAATTACCACTAAACTATTTTGCATGGTTAGCTGTAACGATAGTCAGTTACTTGGTGCTAGTGATGATCGTCAAAAAATTCTATGTAAATCGTTTTGGTGAACTATTGTAA